The following coding sequences are from one Pocillopora verrucosa isolate sample1 chromosome 5, ASM3666991v2, whole genome shotgun sequence window:
- the LOC131793273 gene encoding adenosine receptor A3-like, with translation MIDSSAGNKTLENASASTRSSISKAEGIAVCSALILSSVLIIAGNLLTLLLFAVTKPLRRKSLFLVMNMAFADLMLGAITLPFYIYVNGGYYQLWTAKYDSEHMAYRIFYTSFDSILMYGSYISAASISCERLYAVFWPFKHRSLSTRTYRGIIFLIWTSAVLVSTLTTLSYVLSSFESIFLVFIPVSSGLTLIICFCNIAIWRNFQRESVASQHRNGASRNRRLTKALLLVSILALACWLPFIIMNLLVYIYGTETLIAWVYFMMNTLNYSNSFVNPIVYVFRIPEFHQALRSCCTKGRPAIEMVKIEKRNRPTSEIELRNFTNRSHSPVS, from the coding sequence ATGATTGACTCGTCGGCAGGGAACAAGACCTTGGAAAATGCGTCTGCGTCCACAAGAAGTTCTATTTCCAAGGCAGAAGGGATCGCAGTATGCAGTGCTCTCATTTTATCTTCGGTCCTTATCATTGCAGGAAATTTGCTCACTCTGCTTCTCTTTGCAGTTACCAAACCACTTCGtaggaaaagtttatttttagtcatgaacatggcgtttgctgattTGATGTTAGGAGCCATCACTCTGCCCTTTTATATTTACGTTAATGGAGGTTACTATCAGCTTTGGACAGCAAAATATGACTCTGAACACATGGCCTACCGAATATTTTATACAAGTTTCGATAGCATACTTATGTATGGCTCATATATATCTGCAGCCTCTATTTCTTGCGAGAGACTTTATGCCGTATTTTGGCCGTTTAAACACCGTTCATTATCCACCAGAACATACCGCGgcatcattttcttaatttggaCATCCGCTGTCTTGGTGTCTACATTAACAACTTTGTCATATGTTTTGAGTTCATTTGAATctattttcttggttttcatccCCGTTTCGTCGGGTCTAACACTCATCATATGTTTCTGTAACATCGCGAtctggagaaattttcaacGCGAGAGTGTTGCCTCACAGCATCGAAATGGAGCTTCGCGAAACAGACGCTTAACAAAGGCCCTACTTCTGGTGTCCATACTGGCTTTAGCATGCTGGCTTCCCTTCATTATCATGAACCTATTAGTCTATATATATGGAACTGAGACATTAATAGCATGGGTTTATTTCATGATGAACACTCTTAATTATTctaactcttttgtcaatccgATTGTATACGTATTTAGAATTCCTGAGTTTCATCAAGCGCTGCGTTCTTGCTGTACGAAGGGGAGACCAGCCATTGAGATGGTTAAAATCGAGAAAAGAAACCGCCCAACGTCAGAAATAGAACTAAGAAATTTTACGAACCGATCCCACTCGCCTGTTAGTTGA